A region from the Parabacteroides sp. FAFU027 genome encodes:
- a CDS encoding TonB-dependent receptor: MKRIYLVLTLIVSVTLHISARTTAKAILTGKVTEAATGNTLPGVTIYFPDLKVGTVTDINGNYRMENLPNTKVLIQVQYLDFRTVIESIDLTKTAVKNFALEHTVTELNEVVVTGLSKAGEQKRTPTPISVVPKLLLLQNSSTNIIDAIASQPGVSQITTGTGISKPVIRGLGYNRVVVVNDGIRQEGQQWGDEHGIEVDEYGVGRVEILKGPATLMYGSDAMAGVVNLLPEPPLQEGKIAGNVTTNYQTNNGLTGYSLNLAGNKKGIIWDVRYSHKMAHAYQNRYDGYVFNSGFRENAFSGKIGLNKSWGYSHLTLSAYHLQPGMVEGERDSASGKFLKTVINQNGQEDFAIASDKDMKSYHPQMPYQQIDHYKVVWSNNLYLGKGNLAATLGLQQNRRQEFDNILTNQYGLYFHMNTLNYDVKYNFPEINNYNISVGVNGMQQASRNKGTAYLVPEYNLFDAGIYAIAQKALGKVDVSGGVRLDNRHIDSQSLFVNDKGEAVSSTESGATERFSAFRKNFGGVSGSLGATWQISKTLFTKLNLSRGFRAPNISELGAKGVHEGTFRYEIGNVNLKPENSLQLDYTFGLNTQHISAELNLFDNRINNYIFARKLNNVAGGDSLMDGTTAFKFVSGDAHLYGGEFRFDIHPHPIDWLHIENAFSYVRAMQLHQSDSTRNLPFTPAPKYQLAVKAELHKWGKFIRNGYLKLELENYFAQNNVFSAYNTETRTPGYSLLNLGLGTDFTCKRHTLFSIYMNVTNLTDVAYQSHLSRLKYAPVNYATGRTGVYNMGRNFSVKLVVPIGRDH, from the coding sequence ATGAAAAGAATATATCTTGTACTGACGCTGATAGTGTCGGTTACACTTCACATATCTGCACGTACAACGGCGAAAGCCATTCTCACCGGGAAAGTCACCGAAGCTGCCACCGGCAATACGCTCCCCGGAGTAACCATCTATTTCCCCGACCTGAAAGTGGGAACCGTTACCGACATCAACGGTAACTACCGCATGGAGAATCTGCCCAACACCAAAGTGCTGATACAGGTTCAATACCTCGATTTTCGTACCGTCATAGAAAGCATTGACCTGACGAAAACCGCTGTAAAAAACTTCGCGCTCGAGCACACCGTGACTGAACTGAACGAGGTGGTGGTAACCGGACTTTCCAAAGCCGGGGAACAGAAACGCACCCCCACTCCGATCAGCGTTGTGCCGAAGCTTCTGCTTCTTCAAAATAGCTCGACCAACATCATCGACGCCATTGCCTCTCAGCCCGGAGTTTCGCAAATCACCACCGGAACAGGTATCTCTAAGCCGGTTATACGTGGATTGGGGTACAACCGCGTGGTGGTGGTTAACGATGGTATCCGTCAGGAAGGACAGCAATGGGGCGACGAGCACGGCATCGAAGTAGATGAATATGGCGTAGGCAGGGTGGAGATACTGAAAGGTCCGGCCACACTGATGTATGGCTCGGATGCAATGGCGGGGGTTGTCAATCTGCTGCCGGAACCGCCGTTGCAGGAAGGTAAGATTGCGGGCAATGTGACAACGAATTACCAGACCAACAATGGGCTGACAGGTTATTCGCTCAATCTGGCAGGCAATAAAAAAGGCATCATCTGGGACGTGCGGTACAGCCATAAGATGGCGCATGCCTACCAAAACCGATACGATGGATATGTCTTCAATTCAGGATTTCGGGAGAATGCCTTCAGCGGAAAGATTGGGCTAAATAAATCGTGGGGATATTCACACCTGACACTGAGCGCTTATCACCTCCAACCCGGCATGGTGGAAGGCGAACGTGACAGTGCTTCGGGCAAATTCCTTAAAACGGTTATCAATCAAAACGGACAGGAAGATTTCGCCATTGCCTCCGACAAGGACATGAAATCCTATCATCCGCAAATGCCCTACCAGCAAATCGACCACTACAAGGTTGTCTGGAGCAATAACCTCTATCTGGGGAAAGGCAATCTGGCGGCAACCTTGGGACTTCAGCAAAACCGGCGCCAGGAGTTTGACAATATTCTGACAAATCAATACGGACTCTATTTCCACATGAATACGTTGAATTACGATGTCAAATACAACTTTCCGGAAATCAACAATTACAACATCTCCGTTGGGGTAAACGGCATGCAGCAGGCTTCCCGCAATAAGGGGACAGCATATCTGGTGCCGGAGTATAACCTGTTTGATGCCGGGATATACGCCATTGCCCAAAAGGCTTTGGGGAAAGTCGATGTGAGCGGAGGTGTGCGTCTCGATAACCGCCACATTGATAGTCAAAGCCTATTCGTAAACGACAAAGGTGAAGCGGTAAGTTCAACAGAAAGCGGTGCCACCGAACGGTTCTCTGCATTCAGAAAGAATTTCGGTGGAGTGTCAGGTAGCCTGGGTGCGACGTGGCAAATCTCCAAAACCCTGTTTACCAAACTCAACCTCTCGCGTGGTTTCCGTGCCCCGAATATCTCCGAATTAGGAGCAAAGGGCGTGCATGAGGGGACTTTCCGTTACGAGATTGGAAACGTCAACCTGAAGCCTGAAAACAGCCTGCAACTGGATTACACTTTTGGACTGAACACGCAACACATCTCTGCCGAACTGAATCTCTTTGACAACCGCATCAACAATTATATCTTCGCCCGCAAGCTCAACAACGTGGCAGGTGGCGATTCGTTGATGGACGGAACTACCGCGTTTAAGTTCGTATCCGGAGATGCTCATCTGTATGGCGGAGAGTTCCGTTTCGACATTCACCCCCACCCGATAGATTGGTTGCACATTGAAAATGCCTTCTCATACGTGCGTGCCATGCAGTTGCATCAGTCCGATTCGACAAGGAATCTACCGTTTACTCCCGCTCCGAAATACCAGTTGGCAGTCAAAGCAGAGCTGCACAAGTGGGGAAAATTCATCCGAAACGGTTACCTTAAACTGGAGCTGGAGAACTATTTTGCCCAAAACAACGTCTTTTCGGCTTACAATACCGAAACACGCACTCCGGGCTACTCTCTGCTCAATCTGGGACTGGGAACGGACTTTACATGCAAAAGACATACACTCTTCTCCATTTACATGAATGTAACCAATCTAACTGATGTTGCCTACCAAAGTCACCTTAGCCGCCTGAAATATGCTCCGGTCAACTATGCCACCGGACGGACTGGCGTCTATAATATGGGGCGAAATTTTAGCGTGAAGTTGGTGGTGCCGATTGGCCGGGATCATTAA
- a CDS encoding DUF6250 domain-containing protein yields the protein MHNITSLSFSRRLIHKVAFAIICLILTQSISAKKIKSVLLPENWIIEQESPQTKVRFSKDTVEINSPKGITLWYNQPLSGDISISYKALFIMNGGPNDRLSDLNSFWMAQDSLHPNDFFARKEWRGGVFSKYYSLKMYYVGFGGNNNTTSRFRKYDGDYDSFRQGKVRPDIIKEYTDAAHLLKPNYWYDIKIEVVGNRVTYILNGEKLFDYTDPAPYRSGYFGFRTVQSHQLITGFRIERH from the coding sequence ATGCACAATATCACCAGCTTATCATTCTCCAGACGACTTATACACAAAGTCGCATTTGCCATCATTTGCCTGATTCTTACTCAGTCAATTTCTGCAAAGAAAATAAAATCCGTTCTTTTGCCCGAAAACTGGATCATCGAGCAGGAATCTCCCCAAACGAAAGTGAGATTTTCAAAAGACACCGTCGAAATAAATTCCCCCAAAGGCATTACCCTCTGGTACAATCAGCCGCTCTCGGGAGACATCAGCATCAGTTACAAAGCACTATTCATCATGAATGGTGGTCCCAACGACCGGCTCAGCGATCTGAACAGCTTCTGGATGGCACAGGATTCTCTACATCCCAATGATTTCTTCGCCCGGAAAGAGTGGCGGGGAGGCGTTTTCTCAAAATATTATTCCCTGAAAATGTACTATGTGGGCTTTGGCGGCAACAACAACACTACCTCCCGTTTTCGCAAATACGACGGCGATTACGACAGCTTCAGGCAAGGGAAAGTACGTCCTGACATCATCAAAGAATACACCGATGCAGCACATTTGCTCAAGCCCAATTACTGGTACGATATCAAAATTGAAGTCGTTGGAAATAGAGTCACTTATATATTGAATGGCGAAAAACTCTTTGACTATACTGACCCGGCCCCTTATCGGTCAGGATATTTCGGATTCCGCACCGTACAGAGCCACCAACTGATTACCGGATTCAGGATTGAAAGACATTAA
- a CDS encoding ABC transporter ATP-binding protein codes for MPETKQTPHPSRYTLNPKTDQPAKSMSVYATLKRIIDLLGDERRNLLIAFSAILVNATINMVAPMMIGYNIDHYVQTKQYHGILVFSGILLGMYLTALVANYLQTKLMGGIGQRTLYNLRNRVFSKLQELPVEFFNQNQAGDLISRINNDTDKLNQFFSHSLMQFVGSIFMMLGAGIFLLSINFRLGAAALAPALLVYIFTQFVSPWVKRRNAVNMKSTGTMSAEIQESLNNFRVIIAFNRRDYFRRRFDEVNEINYRTAIKAGLANNIFMPVYGLASNIGQFVVLAFGIYLISTGHFSIGLLISFLAYINNFYNPMRQLAALWANFQVALAGWDRISQILDMHNDMTVIASSTVAPSAPLLSFRDISFRYPNGKEVLHHINFDLERGKTYAFVGPTGGGKTTTASLIARLYDPTEGTVLLNGKDLRSISIEERTQKIGFILQEPFLFSGTLKENILYGNSDYAGYNDEETEKLIRETGLERLLEPFENGLATPLSVNGDGISLGQKQLIAFMRAILRKPDLLILDEATANIDTVTEQLLDSILEKLPATTTRVIIAHRLNTITNADEIFFISEGEVQRAGSLDDAIRLLLHGSRKLTS; via the coding sequence ATGCCTGAAACAAAGCAAACCCCTCACCCATCCCGATATACGCTCAACCCGAAAACGGATCAACCCGCCAAATCCATGTCGGTGTACGCCACGCTCAAACGCATCATCGATTTGCTGGGTGACGAACGGCGTAACCTCTTGATTGCCTTTTCGGCTATCCTGGTCAATGCAACGATAAACATGGTTGCTCCGATGATGATCGGTTACAACATCGACCATTATGTGCAAACGAAGCAATATCACGGCATACTGGTCTTTTCTGGTATTCTGCTGGGCATGTACCTGACGGCATTGGTAGCCAACTACCTGCAAACGAAACTGATGGGTGGCATCGGCCAGCGCACGCTTTATAACCTGCGTAACCGCGTCTTCAGCAAACTGCAGGAGCTGCCCGTGGAGTTTTTCAACCAGAACCAGGCCGGAGACCTGATCTCCCGCATCAACAACGATACAGACAAGCTCAACCAGTTCTTTTCCCATTCGCTGATGCAGTTTGTCGGCAGCATCTTTATGATGCTCGGAGCAGGGATATTCCTCCTGAGCATCAACTTCCGCCTCGGTGCAGCAGCCCTTGCCCCTGCCCTGCTGGTCTATATTTTCACCCAATTTGTATCTCCATGGGTAAAACGACGCAATGCCGTGAACATGAAAAGTACAGGTACCATGAGTGCCGAGATACAGGAAAGCCTCAACAACTTCCGGGTAATCATTGCCTTCAACCGCCGCGATTACTTCCGCCGCCGCTTCGACGAAGTGAATGAAATCAATTACCGCACTGCCATCAAAGCGGGATTAGCCAATAACATCTTTATGCCGGTATATGGCCTAGCTTCCAATATCGGGCAGTTTGTGGTACTGGCTTTCGGTATTTACCTGATCTCCACCGGCCATTTCTCTATCGGTTTGCTGATCAGCTTCCTGGCCTATATCAACAACTTCTACAACCCGATGCGCCAACTGGCAGCGCTGTGGGCAAACTTCCAGGTAGCATTGGCAGGCTGGGACCGCATCTCGCAGATTCTGGATATGCACAATGACATGACCGTTATTGCATCTTCAACGGTTGCCCCTTCGGCCCCGTTGCTTTCGTTCCGCGATATTTCGTTCCGCTACCCCAATGGCAAAGAGGTGCTTCATCACATCAACTTCGATCTGGAACGGGGGAAAACCTATGCCTTTGTCGGCCCGACCGGAGGAGGAAAGACCACCACAGCATCGCTGATTGCACGCCTGTACGACCCGACAGAGGGAACCGTATTGCTGAATGGAAAAGACCTGCGCTCCATTTCGATAGAAGAACGGACGCAGAAGATCGGCTTTATTTTACAGGAACCGTTCCTCTTTTCCGGAACGCTGAAGGAGAATATCCTCTATGGCAATAGCGACTACGCCGGATACAACGATGAAGAGACCGAAAAGCTGATTCGCGAAACAGGGCTGGAACGTCTGCTGGAACCGTTCGAAAACGGACTGGCAACCCCATTATCGGTAAATGGGGACGGCATCAGCCTCGGACAAAAACAGCTGATCGCCTTTATGCGTGCTATTCTCAGAAAACCCGACCTGCTCATTCTGGACGAAGCTACCGCCAATATCGACACTGTTACCGAACAACTTCTGGATTCGATTCTGGAGAAATTACCGGCAACGACCACCCGTGTTATCATCGCACACCGTCTCAACACCATCACCAATGCCGATGAAATCTTCTTTATCAGCGAGGGCGAAGTGCAACGCGCCGGCTCTCTCGATGATGCCATCCGCCTGTTGCTTCACGGAAGTAGAAAGCTGACTTCATAA
- a CDS encoding TIGR00266 family protein: MRSHEIDYQIYGEEMQYIEIELDPQEVVVAEAGSLMMMDNGIRMETIFGDGSYNNSGIFGKLLSAGKRVLTGENLFMTAFENVGYGKSRVSFASPYPGKIIPIALARFDGKFICQKDAFLCAAKGVQVGIEFTRKLGTGLFGGEGFIMQKLEGDGLAFVHSGGTLVEKQLAAGEVLKVDTGCIVGFTRDVQYDIEFIGGIKNSLFGGEGLFFATLRGPGTVYVQSLPFSRLADRIIASAPKAGGSRREEGSILGGLGNLLDGDNRF; the protein is encoded by the coding sequence ATGAGATCACATGAGATAGATTACCAAATCTATGGAGAAGAGATGCAATACATTGAGATCGAGCTCGATCCGCAAGAGGTAGTGGTAGCCGAAGCGGGCAGTCTTATGATGATGGATAACGGAATTCGCATGGAAACGATATTCGGAGACGGATCGTACAACAATTCCGGCATCTTCGGAAAACTACTTTCTGCCGGTAAACGCGTACTCACCGGTGAAAACCTATTTATGACAGCATTTGAAAACGTCGGTTACGGCAAAAGCAGGGTTTCCTTTGCTTCGCCCTATCCCGGCAAGATCATTCCGATAGCCCTGGCGCGCTTCGACGGCAAGTTTATCTGTCAGAAAGATGCTTTCCTTTGTGCAGCCAAAGGGGTGCAGGTAGGCATTGAGTTTACCCGCAAGCTCGGCACCGGACTCTTCGGCGGTGAGGGCTTTATCATGCAAAAGCTGGAAGGTGACGGACTGGCTTTTGTGCACTCAGGAGGCACACTGGTAGAGAAACAGCTTGCAGCCGGTGAAGTTCTGAAGGTGGATACCGGTTGCATTGTGGGTTTTACCCGCGATGTGCAGTATGATATTGAATTTATCGGTGGTATCAAAAACTCACTCTTTGGCGGTGAAGGACTCTTCTTCGCAACCCTGCGCGGTCCGGGCACCGTCTATGTACAGTCATTGCCGTTTAGCCGACTGGCCGATCGCATCATCGCTTCTGCTCCCAAAGCAGGTGGCAGTCGACGCGAAGAGGGCAGCATCCTGGGAGGTCTGGGCAACCTACTTGACGGTGATAACCGGTTCTGA
- a CDS encoding alpha/beta hydrolase family esterase, producing the protein MKKTVVIFFLLASIFAVNAQSGKSVEAARKLKNAPTHSAGYGKDLGDFKSGIYTINSAGLERQYTIDIPKNYDKNKTYRLIFTMHMMGGSMKTMVDNNYYGLKTYAEKENVPVIFVAPQGYTDQTPWRTRDNKDHIFFTDMLKLFKDKLSIDTSRVFCCGFSFGAMFTYSLSLEFQSDLRAVACYAPANWNIYLPENKHKPLAYFSTTGTQDGLCKYVNSDEKREGGKYCVLTHAEDNGLKQLPELPLATTPTHVTTELKGLPAEYPVMFGSFVGGHTDNAKDPGSDVNWIAKETWDFFMRF; encoded by the coding sequence ATGAAAAAAACAGTTGTAATCTTTTTCCTTTTGGCTTCAATTTTTGCGGTCAATGCGCAATCAGGTAAATCAGTCGAAGCAGCACGTAAACTAAAAAATGCACCAACTCACAGCGCCGGCTACGGCAAAGACCTTGGTGATTTTAAGAGCGGAATTTACACGATCAACAGTGCAGGACTTGAACGCCAATATACCATTGACATTCCCAAAAACTACGACAAAAACAAAACGTACCGTTTGATCTTTACCATGCACATGATGGGCGGAAGTATGAAAACAATGGTTGATAATAACTATTATGGTCTTAAAACCTATGCTGAAAAAGAGAATGTTCCTGTTATTTTCGTTGCACCTCAGGGATATACCGACCAAACTCCCTGGCGTACACGTGATAACAAAGATCATATCTTCTTTACCGATATGCTTAAGTTGTTTAAGGATAAATTGAGCATTGACACCTCCCGCGTATTTTGCTGCGGCTTTAGCTTTGGGGCTATGTTTACCTACTCATTATCATTAGAATTCCAGAGCGATCTTCGTGCTGTGGCTTGTTATGCACCGGCCAACTGGAACATTTATCTTCCTGAAAACAAACACAAACCTCTGGCTTACTTTAGCACAACAGGTACTCAGGACGGTCTTTGCAAGTATGTCAACTCTGATGAAAAAAGGGAGGGGGGTAAGTATTGTGTATTGACTCATGCCGAAGATAACGGATTAAAACAATTGCCGGAATTACCATTAGCCACTACTCCTACTCATGTCACCACTGAACTTAAAGGACTTCCTGCTGAATATCCTGTAATGTTTGGTTCATTCGTGGGTGGTCATACCGATAACGCTAAAGATCCCGGTTCTGATGTTAACTGGATTGCTAAAGAAACGTGGGATTTCTTTATGCGTTTCTAA
- a CDS encoding CapA family protein, with amino-acid sequence MNHPHLSNTHPKDTPATIRLFLCGDVATGRGIDQILRYPVSPVIYESYVRDARDYIRIAEEVNGPIPHPVNNFYIWGDGLKELRRFSPDIKIINLETAVTSSEECWPDKEINYRMNPRNIGSLTAVGIDYCSLANNHVLDWGYTGLKETLATLRKSDIHYAGAGVNLDEAEKPAIVSVKGKGKVIIYSCGTLYSGVPEEWAATANRAGVNLLPDLTEKVFQRIKEKIESVRKNGDIVVFSIHWGANWGYETPESYVRFAHRLIDGAGVDIVHGHSSHHAKGLEVYKGKLILYGCGDLLNDYEGIGGEEAYRPDLALMYFVEIDPSTGKLVNLTMSPMPIRKFRLNKASRTDAQWLAKMLNRESQLSGGKIVLDPNNRLCLVWEK; translated from the coding sequence ATGAACCATCCCCATCTTTCAAACACTCACCCCAAAGATACTCCCGCTACAATCCGACTTTTTCTGTGTGGTGACGTGGCGACAGGAAGAGGAATTGACCAGATCCTTCGTTATCCGGTTTCTCCTGTTATTTATGAATCGTATGTACGCGATGCCCGTGATTATATCCGCATTGCGGAGGAGGTTAACGGACCGATACCACATCCCGTGAATAATTTCTACATCTGGGGCGACGGGTTGAAGGAATTGAGGAGATTCAGTCCTGATATTAAAATCATCAATCTGGAAACGGCCGTGACTTCCAGCGAAGAGTGCTGGCCTGACAAGGAAATCAACTACCGGATGAATCCGCGCAACATCGGCAGTCTTACTGCTGTCGGGATTGATTACTGTTCTTTGGCCAATAATCATGTCCTGGACTGGGGCTATACCGGACTGAAGGAGACGCTTGCAACTTTGAGAAAATCAGATATTCATTATGCAGGTGCCGGAGTAAATCTGGATGAGGCAGAGAAACCTGCCATCGTTTCGGTGAAGGGCAAAGGCAAGGTGATTATCTATTCCTGCGGAACGCTCTACAGCGGAGTTCCTGAAGAGTGGGCTGCTACTGCAAATAGAGCAGGAGTAAATCTATTGCCCGATCTGACGGAAAAGGTCTTTCAACGGATAAAGGAAAAGATTGAATCGGTCAGGAAGAATGGGGATATTGTTGTTTTTTCGATTCATTGGGGAGCCAACTGGGGATATGAAACGCCTGAAAGTTATGTCCGTTTTGCCCATCGTCTAATTGACGGAGCAGGAGTGGATATTGTCCACGGCCACTCTTCACACCATGCGAAAGGATTGGAAGTGTATAAAGGCAAACTGATTCTGTACGGATGCGGTGATTTGTTAAACGACTACGAAGGCATCGGTGGGGAAGAGGCCTACAGGCCGGATTTGGCTCTGATGTATTTTGTAGAAATAGATCCATCTACCGGGAAACTGGTCAATCTGACCATGTCTCCTATGCCGATCCGGAAGTTCAGGTTGAACAAGGCATCCCGAACTGATGCCCAATGGTTGGCTAAAATGCTAAACCGGGAATCTCAACTTTCCGGTGGGAAGATAGTATTGGACCCAAATAACAGACTTTGTCTGGTATGGGAGAAGTAG
- a CDS encoding FN3 domain-containing metallophosphoesterase family protein — MKAYLFLILYLGTYLVTVAQDSLKFGFKAQPYLQRMTETGVTVMWVANKMCTSYLLFGENDRPDNKALTTHYGLIDANVPVQKIRLDNLTPGKTYFYRAVSVEIKQYGAYRMTFGDTIISTLHSFTLPRKQVSAFNFLVFNDIHGKPYYVDSVIKANPDFDFAIYNGDIMPTASSEEEILSFICGNALGSVAGNKPFIMVRGNHETRGAEARNLINYIDTPNGQFYYLFRWGNTCFLILDSGEDKEDKNAQYSGLSDFDYYRSEEAEWLKKAVTSEEWRNTDHRIVCCHIPVSLNRGDGRHGTTEIRNKFASILDTANVDLVISGHTHHAELKKPGNGHHYALVIGGGPEKSVPFVLSGPTYIRVSIDGKRLFVGLYHIDGRMIGYYRKEFTDVREN; from the coding sequence ATGAAGGCATATTTATTCCTGATATTATACCTTGGTACGTACCTGGTTACTGTTGCGCAGGACAGCCTGAAATTCGGGTTCAAAGCGCAACCTTATCTGCAACGCATGACCGAAACCGGTGTGACGGTGATGTGGGTAGCCAATAAGATGTGCACCTCTTATCTGTTATTTGGAGAAAACGATCGCCCGGATAATAAAGCATTAACGACCCATTACGGACTGATTGATGCGAATGTACCCGTCCAAAAGATCCGTCTGGACAATCTGACTCCGGGCAAGACCTACTTTTACCGGGCTGTCTCGGTTGAAATCAAGCAATACGGTGCCTACCGGATGACCTTTGGCGATACCATCATCAGCACATTACACTCGTTTACTCTTCCCCGGAAGCAAGTTTCTGCTTTCAACTTCCTCGTTTTTAACGACATTCACGGCAAGCCTTATTATGTGGACTCTGTAATTAAAGCCAATCCGGATTTCGATTTTGCTATTTATAATGGCGACATCATGCCAACCGCCTCTTCCGAAGAAGAGATTCTGAGCTTTATTTGCGGAAATGCTTTGGGTTCAGTGGCGGGAAACAAACCATTCATCATGGTGCGCGGCAATCACGAAACCCGCGGTGCCGAAGCCCGAAACCTCATCAACTATATCGACACGCCCAACGGTCAGTTTTATTACCTGTTTCGATGGGGAAATACCTGTTTTCTGATCCTCGATAGCGGAGAAGACAAGGAAGACAAGAACGCTCAATATAGTGGCCTGAGCGACTTTGATTACTACCGTAGTGAAGAGGCCGAATGGCTGAAAAAGGCTGTCACATCGGAAGAATGGAGAAATACTGATCACCGGATTGTCTGCTGCCACATCCCGGTTTCATTAAATCGCGGAGACGGACGTCACGGAACCACTGAGATCAGGAATAAGTTTGCGTCTATTCTCGATACAGCCAATGTTGATCTGGTGATCTCCGGACATACGCACCATGCCGAGCTGAAAAAACCCGGAAACGGACACCATTATGCCCTCGTGATCGGTGGAGGTCCCGAAAAAAGCGTTCCGTTTGTATTGTCCGGCCCCACCTACATAAGGGTTTCCATCGACGGCAAAAGGTTGTTTGTCGGACTATACCACATTGATGGCAGGATGATCGGATATTATAGAAAAGAGTTTACCGACGTCAGGGAGAATTAA
- a CDS encoding YIP1 family protein: MIKNIFTSILLLITQPARAWDMLSKREESHQEYLSRFVYPLIITATIAAFLGKIYQAREDEGMQTAIKEATTVLTGLIGGFYLAAFALKQIAGRWYPTIKGDSRFFQKYVGYASCITFVIVAVLELIPDFFFIKVGELYVIYIIWESIGPFVKLDEKKRITFTAVFSALILLSPVIIEKILFSLMPGLKV; the protein is encoded by the coding sequence ATGATTAAGAATATTTTCACCTCCATACTTTTGCTTATCACCCAGCCTGCCAGGGCGTGGGATATGTTGTCAAAACGCGAAGAGAGCCACCAGGAATATCTGAGTCGCTTCGTCTATCCGTTGATTATCACAGCCACCATAGCAGCTTTTCTGGGTAAAATATATCAGGCTCGTGAAGATGAAGGCATGCAAACTGCAATAAAAGAGGCAACTACCGTTCTTACCGGACTTATAGGAGGATTCTACCTGGCCGCTTTTGCGCTAAAGCAGATAGCCGGTCGTTGGTATCCCACGATTAAGGGAGACAGCCGCTTTTTCCAGAAATATGTCGGTTATGCCTCTTGCATCACATTTGTTATCGTGGCCGTATTGGAACTGATTCCTGACTTTTTCTTTATCAAAGTAGGTGAATTGTACGTTATCTATATCATCTGGGAATCCATCGGCCCGTTTGTCAAACTTGATGAAAAGAAAAGAATCACCTTTACTGCTGTTTTCTCGGCCCTGATTCTTTTATCTCCGGTAATTATCGAGAAAATCCTCTTTTCCCTGATGCCGGGATTAAAAGTTTGA